From Zavarzinella sp., one genomic window encodes:
- a CDS encoding DEAD/DEAH box helicase produces MLPEQEPQEQGKQIDQSEIQYLPKWDEDVGAGTIPFPTMAQDSSMPVDENALEEFDVLPFPLLDEAPTTEWEVHPNFQVKATRLLDAAPWARTMGALEIKVQTNGWKFPAPPMEVAKTAPKEDADRPETASPETPAAEEVKEPDLPDQCAPGAAKPKPVRLMPSQDTLLFKDRLLYLLQPPIDHLIGGKEKQVEVPFQPFPYQMEGIAFLMSRHHALLADEMGLGKTAQTILSIRLLIQFGWIRKALIVCPKPLVYNWARELKLWAPDLPFEVIQGDYSTRRATWLVSNCPVKLINYEILTRDTEFLDEPTVDFDLVIIDEAQRIKNHDSRTAKVVRSIKRQRSWAISGTPIENRSDDLVNIFAFVDPGRIPPNTPPRQIPELTSDCILRRTKDLVQSDMPAKIIKDLTVELTDAQRESYDLAEKEGIVRLNDMGDTITVQHVFQLVMRLKQICNFDPLTNESSKLEQLVADMEEVAANGRKAIVFSQWVEPLESIAAALQEYNPMQFHGKIPSKMRPGIIDQFREDPTKHVLLMSYGCGSVGLNLQFTNYVFLFDRWWNPAIEDQAINRAHRIGQKHQVTVTRFLSENTIEYRIAEVLEKKRALFQEMLQQKEAPPVLGMTEDEIFGLFDIARPKKAAA; encoded by the coding sequence GTGCTGCCTGAACAAGAGCCGCAAGAGCAGGGCAAACAAATCGATCAATCGGAGATCCAATACCTGCCTAAGTGGGACGAAGATGTGGGAGCTGGAACAATACCATTTCCCACCATGGCACAAGATTCATCGATGCCCGTTGATGAAAATGCGTTAGAAGAATTCGATGTTTTGCCTTTCCCACTCTTAGATGAAGCACCGACGACGGAATGGGAAGTTCATCCGAACTTTCAGGTGAAAGCGACTCGATTACTGGATGCTGCTCCGTGGGCACGCACGATGGGCGCATTGGAAATCAAAGTGCAGACCAATGGCTGGAAATTTCCTGCCCCACCGATGGAGGTGGCAAAAACTGCTCCGAAAGAAGATGCTGATAGGCCAGAAACGGCATCGCCTGAAACTCCTGCTGCGGAAGAGGTTAAGGAACCTGATCTGCCTGACCAGTGCGCACCGGGTGCCGCAAAACCGAAGCCAGTGCGGTTGATGCCGTCGCAGGACACGCTGTTGTTCAAAGACCGCTTGCTCTATCTGCTGCAACCACCAATCGACCATTTGATTGGTGGGAAAGAAAAGCAGGTCGAAGTGCCATTTCAACCCTTTCCGTATCAGATGGAAGGGATTGCATTTCTAATGTCCAGGCACCATGCATTGCTGGCAGATGAGATGGGGCTGGGGAAGACCGCACAGACAATCCTGTCAATACGCTTGTTGATTCAGTTTGGGTGGATCAGAAAAGCACTGATCGTCTGCCCGAAGCCACTGGTTTACAACTGGGCCAGGGAATTGAAATTGTGGGCCCCCGATCTGCCTTTTGAGGTGATTCAGGGAGATTATTCCACCCGCAGAGCGACCTGGTTGGTGTCAAATTGTCCTGTCAAACTGATCAATTACGAGATTTTGACACGCGACACAGAGTTTCTGGATGAACCCACTGTTGATTTTGACCTGGTGATCATAGACGAAGCTCAACGGATTAAAAATCACGATTCCCGCACCGCCAAGGTGGTACGATCAATCAAACGGCAACGCAGTTGGGCGATATCTGGCACGCCAATCGAAAATCGTTCTGACGACCTTGTGAATATATTTGCATTTGTGGACCCGGGTCGTATTCCGCCCAATACACCCCCACGACAGATTCCGGAATTGACATCGGACTGTATTCTGCGCCGAACCAAAGATCTGGTTCAGAGCGATATGCCTGCAAAAATCATCAAGGATCTGACGGTCGAATTGACGGATGCACAGCGGGAATCGTACGATCTGGCTGAAAAAGAAGGGATTGTTCGCCTGAATGATATGGGTGACACCATCACCGTGCAGCACGTTTTTCAACTGGTGATGCGGTTGAAACAAATTTGCAACTTTGATCCATTAACCAATGAAAGTTCCAAACTGGAACAATTGGTAGCGGATATGGAAGAAGTTGCCGCAAACGGCCGCAAAGCAATCGTCTTTTCGCAGTGGGTGGAACCACTGGAGTCGATCGCTGCAGCACTGCAGGAATACAATCCGATGCAGTTTCACGGCAAAATCCCGTCCAAGATGCGTCCCGGAATAATCGATCAGTTCCGCGAAGACCCCACCAAACATGTGCTGTTGATGAGTTACGGCTGTGGGAGTGTGGGTTTGAATCTGCAGTTTACCAATTATGTGTTTCTTTTTGACCGCTGGTGGAATCCAGCAATTGAAGATCAGGCGATTAATCGTGCCCACCGAATTGGTCAGAAGCACCAGGTAACGGTAACACGATTTTTAAGCGAAAATACCATTGAATACCGTATTGCCGAGGTGCTGGAGAAAAAGCGGGCGCTGTTTCAGGAGATGCTGCAGCAAAAAGAAGCCCCACCGGTGCTGGGTATGACGGAAGACGAGATATTCGGCTTGTTCGACATTGCCCGACCGAAAAAAGCTGCGGCATGA
- a CDS encoding rhodanese-like domain-containing protein → MGKQHAPGFLKIVQDAKTRVQECTIEEYLKKLENGEKPLLVDVREESEFAAGHIPGAIHLGKGVIERDVETKIPDLDTPLVLYCGGGFRSALAADNLQKMGYTNVISMDGGWRGWTERQLPTE, encoded by the coding sequence ATGGGGAAGCAACACGCACCCGGATTTTTGAAGATCGTGCAGGATGCCAAAACACGCGTGCAGGAGTGTACCATCGAAGAATATCTGAAAAAATTAGAAAACGGTGAGAAGCCACTTTTGGTGGATGTGAGGGAAGAGAGTGAATTTGCTGCCGGCCATATCCCAGGGGCGATTCATCTGGGGAAAGGGGTGATCGAACGGGATGTGGAAACGAAAATTCCCGATCTGGATACCCCACTGGTGCTGTATTGTGGGGGTGGCTTTCGATCTGCCCTTGCTGCAGATAACCTACAGAAAATGGGTTACACCAACGTGATCAGCATGGATGGTGGCTGGCGTGGCTGGACAGAACGTCAACTTCCCACCGAGTAA
- the xylA gene encoding xylose isomerase: MSFFPDVPKIAFEGPHSTNPLAYRHYNPDEIVEGKTMRDHLRFAVCYWHTFRGTGSDPFGPGTALRPWEDGTDSVDMALKRVDVAFEFMEKLGVPYYCFHDRDVAPEGKNLAETNAIFDKVIEKLKDSQNKTGIKLLWGTANLFSNPRFMHGAATSCNADVFAYSAAQVKKALEATHYLGGENYVFWGGREGYVNLMNTDLKRELDHLAKFFHLAVDYKQKIGFGGQFLIEPKPHEPTSHQYDFDCANSTAFLKNYGLDKHFKFNVETNHATLAKHTMYHELRYASALGMLGSIDANRGDPLLGWDTDQFPTDLYLTTQVMLVVLEQGGLGSGGLNFDAKVRRESFEPVDLFHAHIGSMDAFAYGLKTAAAIRKDGLFDEFVKNRYATWDEGIGASIEAGKESFESLEKYMLQKGNPTANQSGRQEYLENLFNRYIG; encoded by the coding sequence ATGTCTTTTTTTCCGGATGTACCAAAAATCGCCTTCGAAGGCCCTCACAGCACCAATCCGCTGGCTTATCGCCATTACAATCCCGATGAAATCGTCGAAGGAAAGACGATGCGGGATCATTTACGTTTCGCCGTATGTTACTGGCACACATTCCGTGGGACGGGATCAGATCCGTTTGGCCCAGGAACTGCCTTGCGACCCTGGGAAGATGGCACCGATAGTGTTGATATGGCATTAAAGCGGGTGGATGTGGCGTTCGAGTTTATGGAAAAGCTGGGCGTACCTTACTACTGCTTCCACGACCGAGATGTGGCACCAGAAGGGAAAAATCTGGCCGAAACCAATGCTATTTTTGACAAAGTCATCGAAAAATTAAAAGATTCTCAGAATAAAACTGGCATCAAGCTCTTGTGGGGCACGGCGAACCTGTTCAGCAACCCACGATTCATGCACGGTGCAGCAACAAGTTGTAATGCCGATGTGTTTGCTTATTCGGCAGCACAGGTGAAAAAAGCATTGGAAGCCACCCACTATCTTGGTGGGGAAAATTACGTTTTCTGGGGTGGGCGTGAAGGTTACGTCAATCTGATGAACACCGATTTGAAGCGTGAACTGGACCATTTGGCGAAGTTTTTTCACCTGGCAGTCGATTACAAGCAGAAAATCGGCTTTGGTGGGCAATTTCTGATTGAACCGAAGCCACACGAGCCAACCTCCCACCAGTACGACTTCGATTGTGCCAATTCGACCGCATTTTTGAAGAATTACGGTCTGGATAAACATTTCAAATTTAATGTGGAAACCAACCACGCCACATTGGCGAAGCACACCATGTATCACGAGCTGCGCTATGCCAGTGCGCTGGGTATGCTGGGCAGCATCGATGCGAACCGTGGTGACCCTCTGCTGGGCTGGGATACCGATCAGTTCCCCACCGATCTGTATCTGACCACCCAGGTGATGCTGGTTGTGCTGGAGCAGGGTGGCCTGGGCAGTGGCGGCCTGAACTTCGATGCCAAAGTTCGTCGTGAAAGTTTTGAACCGGTGGATCTGTTTCATGCACACATCGGTTCTATGGATGCATTTGCGTATGGACTGAAAACAGCCGCCGCGATTCGGAAGGACGGTCTTTTTGATGAGTTTGTGAAAAATCGCTATGCCACGTGGGATGAAGGGATCGGTGCCAGCATCGAAGCAGGTAAAGAATCGTTCGAGTCGCTGGAAAAATACATGCTGCAAAAAGGTAACCCAACGGCCAATCAGTCGGGTAGACAGGAGTATCTGGAAAATCTTTTCAATCGCTACATTGGCTAA
- the aroF gene encoding 3-deoxy-7-phosphoheptulonate synthase produces the protein MILVIRPGATKEQIEHILSHISSLGYTPHVSEGQERTIIGVIGDERKPQAETMSALPGVEQVLTVLKPFKLASRDFRNEPTVVTVGHVRIGGGHLAMIAGPCAIESAEGLDRIAGEVARAGANILRGGAFKPRTSPYSFQGMGEDGLKILQDVGQKHGMATVTEVMDPRQVGLVEKYADMFQLGARNMQNFDLLKEIGQTRKPVLLKRGMSATVKDLLMSAEYILAGGNSQVVLCERGVRSFEDSTRNMLDMAAVPNVKGLSHLPIIVDPSHATGRPDLIPALSLASIAAGADGVHVEVHDCPEKALSDGPQALLPPQYVELMDNIRKLATMFNVTSDAPRA, from the coding sequence ATGATTTTGGTGATTCGACCTGGGGCAACAAAAGAACAAATCGAGCACATTCTTTCCCACATCAGCTCGCTGGGCTACACCCCCCACGTATCGGAAGGCCAGGAACGCACCATCATTGGGGTGATTGGTGATGAACGGAAACCGCAGGCGGAGACGATGTCTGCCCTGCCCGGTGTGGAGCAAGTTCTGACAGTCTTAAAACCATTCAAGCTTGCTAGCCGCGATTTTCGCAATGAACCCACCGTCGTCACGGTGGGACACGTGCGGATTGGTGGGGGACACCTGGCCATGATCGCTGGCCCGTGTGCCATTGAGTCAGCAGAAGGATTAGATCGAATTGCTGGTGAAGTTGCCCGCGCAGGTGCCAATATTCTGCGTGGCGGTGCCTTCAAACCACGCACCAGCCCCTACAGTTTCCAGGGAATGGGTGAAGACGGCCTGAAAATTCTGCAGGATGTTGGGCAGAAACATGGTATGGCCACCGTTACTGAAGTGATGGACCCACGCCAGGTCGGCCTCGTCGAAAAATACGCAGACATGTTTCAACTGGGTGCCAGAAACATGCAGAATTTCGACCTGTTGAAAGAGATCGGCCAGACCCGCAAACCTGTCCTCCTGAAACGTGGGATGAGTGCCACAGTCAAGGATTTACTGATGTCCGCAGAATACATCCTTGCTGGCGGCAACTCGCAGGTTGTACTGTGCGAACGTGGCGTACGAAGTTTTGAAGATTCCACCCGCAACATGCTGGACATGGCTGCGGTCCCAAACGTCAAAGGTTTGAGCCACTTACCCATCATTGTCGATCCCAGCCATGCCACTGGGCGGCCAGATTTGATTCCGGCATTATCGTTGGCGTCGATTGCTGCCGGCGCCGATGGGGTACACGTTGAAGTACATGATTGTCCAGAAAAGGCTCTTTCTGATGGTCCGCAAGCCCTGTTGCCACCACAATATGTAGAATTAATGGACAATATTCGCAAATTGGCAACAATGTTCAACGTGACCAGTGACGCACCACGTGCGTAA
- a CDS encoding protein kinase produces MPTPANIEDLLGLIRKSGMIDESRLSLYLSQLQSLGQLPNDVRKLAGAMVRDGLLTYFQAEQFLLGKWRGFTIGKYKLMERIGFGGMGQVFLCEHMYMRRRVAIKVLPPAKAEEPAALGRFYREARAAAALDHPNIVRTHDIDQDGNLHFLVMEYVDGSSLLEIVKKRGYLDPTRSAHYIWQSVQGLDHAYHVGVIHRDIKPGNILVDRYGISKILDMGLARFYHSDDDMLTKKYDEKSVLGTADYVAPEQTVNSHDVDIRADIYSLGATFYFILTGQPPFPEGSISQKLIAHQTREPKPVRELRPEIPVEMEAVLKKMMAKSVEERYQTPLEVYEALLPFVQEPVAPPPEDEMPLLSPAAREQISSHGGAQTGSYSFRQDSAILRAELMQRSGSMSKPGSSSGLRRPGSGSMAPPAATATGSSSNIQPAYFEPPGRSPLGSAANPPVPNPTRPVNETEKMAQTSTSPRNPQIPQVGDPRLQQRSAGNSNDPAPNRGGLLKNTTVRILLEAVIVMAICVVGYFLFTKFFS; encoded by the coding sequence ATGCCAACTCCTGCAAATATCGAAGATTTGTTAGGCTTGATCCGCAAGAGCGGAATGATAGACGAATCGCGTTTGTCGCTTTACCTTTCTCAATTGCAATCACTGGGGCAATTACCCAACGATGTGCGGAAGTTGGCAGGTGCGATGGTGCGTGACGGTCTATTGACCTATTTTCAGGCCGAACAATTCCTGTTAGGCAAATGGCGTGGTTTCACCATCGGCAAGTACAAATTGATGGAACGGATTGGTTTTGGTGGGATGGGCCAGGTTTTCTTATGTGAACATATGTATATGAGAAGACGGGTTGCGATTAAGGTTCTCCCTCCTGCAAAAGCAGAAGAGCCTGCCGCTTTGGGCCGATTTTATCGCGAAGCACGTGCCGCAGCCGCACTTGATCATCCGAATATCGTCCGCACCCACGATATTGACCAGGACGGCAACTTACACTTTCTAGTCATGGAATATGTGGATGGCTCCAGTTTATTAGAAATTGTTAAGAAACGTGGCTACCTCGACCCCACCCGCAGTGCCCATTATATCTGGCAGTCGGTGCAGGGTTTGGACCATGCCTACCACGTGGGGGTGATTCACCGAGATATCAAACCCGGAAACATTCTAGTAGACCGCTACGGAATTTCAAAAATTCTGGACATGGGACTGGCACGGTTCTACCACAGCGACGATGACATGCTGACCAAGAAATACGACGAAAAAAGTGTTCTTGGTACCGCAGACTATGTTGCACCAGAACAGACAGTGAATAGCCACGATGTCGATATCCGTGCGGATATTTATTCGCTGGGTGCGACTTTTTACTTCATTCTGACTGGACAACCCCCCTTCCCGGAAGGTTCCATTTCGCAAAAATTGATCGCCCACCAGACGAGAGAACCGAAACCAGTTCGGGAATTGCGCCCCGAAATACCGGTGGAAATGGAAGCTGTTTTGAAGAAAATGATGGCAAAGTCTGTCGAGGAACGCTATCAGACTCCATTGGAAGTGTACGAAGCACTGCTGCCTTTTGTGCAGGAACCAGTAGCCCCACCACCCGAAGATGAGATGCCACTGCTCAGTCCGGCAGCTCGGGAACAGATTTCCTCCCATGGTGGTGCACAAACCGGCTCTTACAGCTTCCGCCAGGATTCCGCTATTTTACGTGCAGAATTAATGCAACGATCCGGTTCGATGAGCAAACCCGGTTCCTCTTCTGGATTACGCCGACCAGGAAGTGGGTCGATGGCCCCACCTGCTGCCACAGCTACAGGATCTTCATCAAACATTCAACCTGCCTACTTTGAACCACCTGGGCGTTCACCATTAGGGTCTGCTGCGAATCCGCCAGTGCCAAACCCCACACGGCCAGTGAATGAAACAGAAAAGATGGCTCAAACGAGCACATCACCACGCAACCCTCAGATCCCACAGGTGGGAGACCCCCGCCTGCAACAACGAAGTGCTGGCAACTCCAACGATCCCGCACCTAACCGGGGTGGCCTGCTGAAGAACACAACGGTTCGGATTCTTTTGGAAGCCGTAATTGTCATGGCCATTTGTGTCGTTGGGTACTTCCTGTTCACCAAGTTCTTTTCGTAA
- a CDS encoding arylsulfatase: MNRSKLFSLTLVAIGAAVGWLAASGRFSVEPTASASNLSATAPSSAAVKPNCEAGINPAELALIAAHNQKVSTNLQKDGKKPNICIIWGDDIGQSNISAYTMGLMGVKTPNIDRVAKEGMIFTDYYGEQSCTAGRASFITGQHGMRTGLTKVGLPGAKAGMQKEDPTIPLLLKEHGYATGHFGKNHLGDRNEYLPTMHGMDEFYGNLYHLNAEEEPENVDYPKDPAFRAKFGPRGVLDCKASDKDDETVDPRFGKIGKQTIKDTGPLTKKRMETIDDDIAERAADFIKRQASAGKPFFVWVNFTHMHFRTHPKPESKGQAGRWMSEYADVMIDHDKNVGSVLKALDDTGVADNTFVMYSTDNGPHMNSWPDSAMTPFRNEKNSNWEGAYRVPCMVKWPGKIKPGSIANEIVSHLDWLPTLLAIAGDSDVTQKLLKGHQIGEMVYKVHLDGYNMLPYLTGEVEKSPRESFIYCTDEQQVTGLRYDNWKLVFMEQRATGTLRVWAEPFTSLRVPKIYNLRLDPYERADVTSNTYYDWLMDRAFLLVPAQAYVGEFLKTFKDYPPRQKADSFNLEGVMKKLLESGGSK, from the coding sequence ATGAACCGTTCCAAGTTATTTTCTCTTACCCTGGTAGCAATTGGTGCTGCCGTCGGCTGGTTAGCAGCTTCGGGTCGATTCAGTGTCGAACCAACTGCATCAGCTTCTAACCTATCGGCAACTGCTCCATCATCAGCTGCAGTGAAACCAAACTGTGAAGCGGGAATTAACCCTGCCGAATTGGCCCTGATTGCAGCACATAATCAGAAAGTGTCCACCAATCTTCAAAAAGATGGCAAGAAACCAAATATTTGCATCATCTGGGGTGATGACATCGGCCAATCGAACATCAGTGCCTACACAATGGGGTTAATGGGGGTAAAAACTCCGAATATTGACCGTGTTGCCAAAGAAGGGATGATCTTCACCGATTACTATGGTGAGCAAAGCTGCACCGCTGGTCGTGCCTCGTTCATTACAGGACAGCATGGAATGCGGACTGGTTTGACCAAAGTAGGTCTGCCAGGTGCCAAGGCAGGTATGCAAAAAGAAGACCCAACTATTCCTCTGTTGCTGAAAGAACATGGTTACGCAACGGGACACTTCGGTAAAAATCACTTGGGTGACCGCAATGAGTACCTTCCAACGATGCATGGAATGGACGAATTTTATGGCAACCTTTACCATCTGAATGCTGAAGAAGAACCAGAAAATGTTGACTACCCCAAAGATCCTGCGTTCCGTGCAAAATTTGGACCACGCGGCGTACTCGACTGTAAGGCATCAGACAAAGATGATGAGACTGTGGATCCTCGTTTTGGCAAAATCGGAAAACAAACTATCAAGGATACTGGCCCCCTGACCAAGAAGCGAATGGAAACAATCGATGATGATATCGCAGAGCGTGCAGCTGATTTCATCAAACGACAGGCCAGTGCAGGCAAACCTTTCTTTGTTTGGGTAAACTTTACTCATATGCACTTCCGCACGCACCCGAAACCTGAAAGCAAAGGACAGGCTGGTCGCTGGATGAGTGAGTATGCTGATGTAATGATCGACCACGACAAGAATGTTGGTAGCGTTTTGAAAGCACTTGATGATACAGGTGTCGCGGACAATACTTTTGTGATGTACAGTACGGACAACGGCCCACACATGAATTCATGGCCAGACTCTGCAATGACACCATTTCGAAATGAAAAGAACTCCAACTGGGAAGGTGCCTATCGAGTTCCCTGTATGGTAAAGTGGCCAGGCAAAATCAAACCAGGTAGCATCGCAAACGAGATCGTATCTCATTTGGATTGGTTACCCACTCTTCTGGCGATTGCTGGCGACAGTGATGTAACACAGAAACTGCTCAAAGGCCATCAGATCGGCGAGATGGTTTACAAAGTTCATCTCGACGGGTACAACATGCTACCTTATCTCACCGGAGAAGTTGAAAAATCACCGCGGGAATCTTTTATCTATTGCACTGATGAACAACAAGTGACTGGACTACGATATGACAATTGGAAACTCGTCTTTATGGAACAGCGTGCAACTGGAACGCTGAGAGTCTGGGCGGAACCATTTACGAGCTTAAGAGTACCAAAAATCTATAATTTACGTCTTGATCCGTACGAACGGGCTGATGTGACATCCAACACTTATTACGATTGGTTAATGGACCGCGCTTTCTTGCTCGTTCCAGCACAGGCATACGTGGGCGAATTTCTGAAGACTTTCAAGGATTATCCACCGAGACAGAAAGCAGATAGCTTCAACCTGGAAGGCGTAATGAAGAAACTATTGGAAAGCGGTGGAAGTAAATAG
- a CDS encoding formylglycine-generating enzyme family protein has translation MVLIPPGEFLMGQADESTNKNEQPAHKVQIAAFYMDETEVTNAQFQKFVDSTGYITTAEKKPNWEEMSKQLPPNTPKPPDDQLVPGSLVFSPPTTAIPTDNVARWWQWVPGACWKHPEGPDSTIMGRELHPVVHVSWDDANAYATWAGKRLPTEAEWEYAARGGLEGKRFGWGDEYPNDSTADKANIWQGDFPHNNLKVDGWDRTAPVKSYPANGYGLYDTAGNVWEWCSDWYRADAYVNRQGTTVNPTGPASYWDPREPLVPKRVTRGGSFLCHVSYCESYRPAARRGTSIDTGMSHLGFRCVISLSDWAKIK, from the coding sequence ATGGTTCTAATTCCCCCTGGTGAATTCCTGATGGGGCAGGCTGACGAATCCACCAATAAAAACGAACAACCAGCTCACAAAGTTCAAATTGCTGCATTCTATATGGATGAAACGGAAGTTACGAATGCTCAATTTCAGAAATTCGTAGATTCTACTGGCTACATTACCACTGCAGAAAAAAAACCGAACTGGGAGGAGATGAGCAAGCAATTGCCTCCCAATACACCAAAACCACCCGATGATCAACTTGTACCTGGCTCATTAGTTTTTTCCCCACCCACTACCGCTATCCCCACAGATAATGTTGCCAGATGGTGGCAGTGGGTCCCAGGTGCCTGTTGGAAACACCCAGAAGGTCCGGATAGCACGATTATGGGAAGAGAATTACACCCCGTGGTTCATGTCTCATGGGATGATGCAAACGCATACGCAACATGGGCTGGCAAACGATTACCGACTGAGGCAGAATGGGAATATGCCGCTCGAGGTGGTTTAGAGGGCAAACGTTTCGGCTGGGGAGACGAATACCCCAATGACAGCACAGCGGACAAAGCAAATATCTGGCAGGGCGACTTTCCACACAACAATCTCAAGGTCGATGGTTGGGATCGGACTGCTCCAGTAAAAAGTTATCCTGCGAACGGATATGGGCTTTACGACACCGCGGGCAACGTTTGGGAATGGTGCTCAGACTGGTATCGTGCAGATGCATATGTGAATCGCCAGGGCACAACAGTCAACCCCACTGGACCAGCAAGCTACTGGGATCCCAGAGAACCCTTGGTTCCCAAACGTGTCACTCGTGGAGGCTCATTTCTGTGTCACGTATCGTACTGTGAAAGTTATCGCCCTGCCGCACGTCGGGGCACATCGATTGATACTGGCATGTCTCATCTGGGTTTTCGCTGTGTAATTTCTCTATCCGACTGGGCGAAGATAAAATGA
- a CDS encoding HAD family hydrolase: protein MTILPSWNTGGSKNAIVEYVTKTTTKGSINYIPVSERIAVFDNDGTLWPENPIPFQLAYALDNLKVQVMKKPALKDDDAVKAALSGDLPALLADSHKGLLRVMALTHSGMTTTEFNTSVAEWISKTKHPKFKKPYYECVYQPMLEVLTYLRANNFKTFIVSGGGADFMRVWSERVYGIPPEQVIGSNARTRFEFRDGKPVLLKTLDHFFIDDKEGKPVGIHQHIGRRPVICIGNSDGDKAMMEYTTIGNPRLSLGVIIHHTDAEREYAYDAKPASSGKLVDALADAPKQSWLVVDMKKEWKRVFPFEK, encoded by the coding sequence TTGACAATTTTGCCATCCTGGAACACAGGTGGATCGAAAAATGCGATAGTGGAATACGTTACAAAAACAACAACCAAAGGCTCAATTAACTACATTCCAGTTTCAGAACGCATTGCAGTTTTTGATAATGATGGCACCTTGTGGCCTGAAAATCCGATCCCTTTTCAACTTGCCTATGCGCTGGATAACTTGAAAGTACAGGTGATGAAAAAGCCAGCCTTGAAAGATGATGATGCGGTCAAAGCTGCTTTAAGTGGCGATTTACCTGCACTTCTTGCAGATAGCCACAAAGGCCTCCTGCGCGTGATGGCGTTAACTCACTCGGGAATGACAACAACAGAATTTAATACAAGTGTCGCTGAGTGGATTTCCAAAACAAAACACCCGAAGTTTAAAAAGCCATACTACGAATGTGTCTATCAACCAATGCTGGAAGTATTGACCTATCTGCGGGCAAACAACTTCAAGACATTCATTGTCTCTGGTGGAGGTGCAGATTTTATGCGTGTCTGGAGTGAACGGGTATATGGGATTCCTCCAGAACAGGTCATTGGTTCAAATGCACGTACACGCTTTGAATTTCGGGATGGGAAACCAGTACTTCTCAAAACACTGGACCACTTTTTTATTGATGATAAAGAAGGGAAACCAGTTGGGATCCACCAGCACATTGGCAGGCGGCCAGTGATCTGCATCGGTAATAGCGATGGCGATAAAGCAATGATGGAATACACGACGATCGGCAATCCGCGGCTTAGTTTGGGGGTGATTATCCATCATACGGATGCCGAGCGTGAATATGCATATGATGCCAAACCAGCGAGCAGTGGCAAACTTGTCGATGCGCTTGCAGATGCTCCGAAGCAAAGCTGGCTGGTGGTGGACATGAAAAAAGAATGGAAGCGTGTATTTCCATTTGAAAAATGA